From the genome of Rhizobium binae, one region includes:
- the blh gene encoding bifunctional sulfur transferase/dioxygenase Blh, whose product MTAVKVNELISVAGQPEPADFADFAARGFAGVINARPDGEDPGQPGNAAEKAAAAAAGLSYSFVPVKGAEITEADIIAFRAAMADAKGPVLAHCKSGARALTLYALAEALDGRMSAGEIEALGKEYGFDLSNALRFLKMWAGQAPQVKAFFHAGTSSVQYVVTDPATKRCVIIDPVLDFDETSGATGTASADAILAYIAAEHLALEWILDTHPHADHFSAAHYLKGRTGAPTAIGAHVTEVQALWKEIYNWQALAADGSQWDRLFADGDTFAIGALEARVMFSPGHTLASVTYLIGDAAFVHDTVFTPDSGTARTDFPGGSAAALWRSIQAILSLPGDTRLFSGHDYQPNGRHPRWESTVAAQKRDNPHISGKDEAGYVALRQARDRTLPKPKLMLHALQVNIRAGRLPEPEENGRRYLKIPLDAL is encoded by the coding sequence ATGACAGCCGTGAAGGTCAATGAGCTCATATCGGTGGCAGGTCAGCCGGAGCCCGCGGATTTTGCCGATTTCGCGGCGCGTGGCTTTGCCGGCGTCATCAATGCCCGGCCGGATGGCGAAGATCCCGGCCAGCCGGGCAATGCGGCGGAAAAGGCGGCCGCGGCGGCCGCCGGCCTTTCCTACAGCTTCGTGCCGGTGAAGGGCGCCGAGATCACCGAGGCCGATATTATCGCCTTCCGGGCGGCGATGGCGGATGCCAAGGGGCCTGTGCTTGCGCATTGCAAGAGCGGTGCGCGGGCGCTGACCCTTTATGCGCTCGCCGAGGCGCTCGACGGGCGGATGAGTGCGGGGGAAATTGAAGCGTTGGGCAAGGAGTACGGCTTCGATCTTTCCAATGCGCTCCGCTTTCTGAAGATGTGGGCAGGGCAGGCGCCTCAGGTGAAGGCCTTCTTCCATGCTGGCACATCAAGCGTGCAATATGTCGTGACCGATCCGGCGACGAAGCGCTGCGTTATCATCGACCCGGTGCTCGATTTCGACGAGACTTCGGGGGCAACGGGTACGGCAAGCGCCGATGCCATTCTCGCTTATATCGCGGCCGAGCACCTGGCGCTCGAATGGATCCTCGACACCCATCCGCATGCCGATCATTTTTCCGCCGCCCATTACCTGAAGGGCAGGACCGGCGCGCCGACGGCGATCGGCGCCCATGTCACCGAGGTGCAGGCTCTCTGGAAGGAGATCTACAACTGGCAAGCCCTTGCCGCCGATGGCTCGCAATGGGACCGGCTGTTTGCCGACGGTGACACGTTTGCGATCGGCGCGCTGGAGGCCCGGGTGATGTTTTCGCCCGGCCATACGCTTGCTTCCGTGACCTATCTGATCGGCGACGCCGCCTTCGTGCACGACACGGTGTTCACGCCTGATTCCGGCACGGCGCGCACGGATTTTCCGGGCGGCAGCGCGGCTGCTCTGTGGCGTTCGATCCAGGCGATCCTGTCGCTGCCCGGCGATACCCGCCTCTTTTCCGGCCACGACTACCAGCCGAACGGCCGCCACCCGCGCTGGGAGAGCACGGTCGCTGCCCAGAAACGCGACAATCCCCACATATCAGGCAAGGACGAGGCGGGCTACGTCGCACTCAGGCAGGCGCGCGACCGCACACTGCCGAAGCCGAAGCTGATGCTGCATGCGCTGCAGGTGAATATTCGGGCGGGCAGGTTGCCGGAGCCGGAGGAGAACGGCAGACGGTATTTGAAGATCCCGTTGGATGCGTTGTAG
- a CDS encoding dienelactone hydrolase family protein — MAEILLFHHAQGLTPGVHAFANDIRAAGHVVHTPDLFGGRTFRSIEEGLTYIGEIGFDAIRERGVRVADELPAELVYAGFSFGVLPAQKLAQTRPGACGALLFYSCLPISGEWAFGPWPDGVAVQIHGMDNDPIFVGEGDIDAAREIVATVEDAELFLYPGDQHYFADSSLPSYDADATALLTARVIEFLDRR, encoded by the coding sequence ATGGCTGAAATCTTGTTGTTCCATCACGCGCAGGGACTGACGCCTGGAGTGCACGCCTTCGCCAACGATATCAGAGCGGCCGGCCATGTCGTGCACACGCCTGACCTGTTCGGCGGACGCACGTTCAGGAGTATCGAAGAGGGGCTTACCTATATTGGCGAGATCGGATTCGACGCCATCCGGGAGCGCGGCGTCCGGGTCGCTGACGAATTGCCTGCCGAACTTGTCTATGCCGGTTTCTCATTCGGCGTGCTGCCGGCGCAGAAGCTGGCACAAACGCGGCCCGGGGCCTGTGGAGCTCTGCTTTTCTATTCCTGCTTGCCGATCAGCGGCGAATGGGCCTTCGGACCCTGGCCGGACGGAGTCGCGGTCCAGATCCACGGCATGGACAACGATCCGATCTTCGTCGGGGAGGGTGATATCGATGCCGCCCGCGAGATCGTCGCGACGGTCGAGGACGCCGAGCTTTTCCTTTACCCTGGCGACCAGCATTATTTCGCCGACAGCTCGCTGCCGTCCTATGACGCGGATGCGACCGCGCTCCTCACCGCGCGCGTCATTGAATTCCTGGATCGCCGTTGA
- a CDS encoding cytochrome c oxidase subunit 3 has protein sequence MSITLIFLAAIAAIIVWWLAGQRLASKPWLETGSVQLPAHDGADRPPVPAVKIGLFVFLGVVGALFSLAVSAYFMRAASTDWWGMPVPRLLWVNTAALALSSASLQWAKREAGHGRMEALRPALVAALALAVFFLAGQIQAWRELTAAGYVLADNPANSFFYMLTGLHGLHILGGLAVLAHTTVRAFSTEVASDRLRLSVDLSAIYSHFMLAVWLLLFALFAGWANDFVDLCRTLLN, from the coding sequence ATGAGCATCACGCTGATTTTCCTGGCAGCCATCGCCGCCATCATCGTCTGGTGGCTGGCCGGGCAGCGGCTGGCCTCCAAGCCGTGGCTCGAAACGGGATCGGTTCAGCTGCCGGCCCATGACGGGGCCGACCGGCCGCCGGTACCGGCAGTGAAGATCGGCCTCTTCGTGTTTCTCGGCGTTGTCGGCGCGCTCTTCAGCCTTGCCGTCAGCGCCTACTTCATGCGTGCAGCGTCGACGGACTGGTGGGGGATGCCGGTTCCGCGCCTCCTCTGGGTGAATACCGCGGCGCTTGCGCTCAGCAGTGCTTCGCTGCAATGGGCGAAACGTGAGGCGGGGCATGGCCGCATGGAGGCCCTGCGGCCGGCGCTTGTCGCCGCGCTTGCTCTTGCAGTCTTCTTTCTCGCGGGGCAGATCCAGGCCTGGCGGGAGCTGACGGCGGCCGGCTACGTGCTGGCCGACAATCCCGCCAACAGCTTCTTCTATATGCTCACCGGCCTGCATGGCCTGCATATTCTCGGCGGCCTTGCCGTCCTCGCGCACACGACGGTCAGGGCATTCTCAACGGAGGTCGCATCGGACAGGCTGCGCCTCAGCGTCGATCTTTCCGCCATCTATTCGCATTTCATGCTCGCCGTCTGGCTCCTGCTCTTCGCGCTCTTCGCCGGCTGGGCGAACGACTTCGTCGATCTCTGCCGCACACTACTGAACTAA
- a CDS encoding c-type cytochrome, with protein sequence MPWTYRVVLLIATSVTALSPGPAGAQEGDATAGATVFKKCATCHVADSDTNKVGPSLNKLFGRKAGTHPNFAYSSAMKEAGEGGLVWDEATLRDYLHNPKAKVKGTKMAFVGVKDDQEITDLIAYLKQYSQ encoded by the coding sequence TTGCCGTGGACTTATCGTGTTGTTCTGCTGATCGCCACATCCGTCACTGCCCTTTCCCCTGGTCCCGCCGGGGCGCAGGAGGGGGACGCGACGGCTGGCGCCACCGTTTTCAAGAAATGCGCGACCTGTCACGTCGCCGATTCCGATACGAACAAAGTCGGTCCGTCGTTGAACAAGCTGTTCGGCCGTAAAGCCGGAACGCATCCCAACTTTGCCTATTCCAGCGCGATGAAGGAAGCCGGCGAGGGCGGTCTCGTGTGGGACGAGGCAACGTTGCGGGACTATCTGCACAATCCGAAAGCCAAGGTGAAGGGCACGAAGATGGCCTTCGTCGGGGTGAAGGACGATCAGGAGATCACCGATCTCATTGCCTATCTCAAGCAATATTCGCAGTGA
- a CDS encoding cytochrome c oxidase subunit II has protein sequence MAVVLILVLIVVGSVLFHVLSPWWWTPIASNWTYIDSTLVITFWITGIVFVAVILFMAYCVYRFRHKPGNTAHYEPENRRLEVLLASGTAVGVAAMLAPGLIVWNQFISVPADAASVEVVSQQWLWSFRLPGADGKLGRAETRDVTPENPLGLDKNDASGLDDVIVEGGELHLPIGKPVHILLRSIDVLHDFYVPEFRAKMDMIPGMVTYFWLTPTRTGTFEILCAELCGVGHPQMRGTVVVDNDADYQTWLGQQQTFTQLTASSGAPPPAN, from the coding sequence ATGGCTGTCGTGCTGATCCTCGTCCTGATTGTCGTCGGCTCCGTGTTGTTTCATGTGCTGAGCCCGTGGTGGTGGACGCCGATCGCGTCCAACTGGACCTATATCGACAGCACCCTCGTCATCACATTCTGGATCACCGGCATCGTCTTCGTGGCGGTGATTTTGTTCATGGCCTATTGCGTCTACCGCTTCCGCCACAAGCCCGGCAACACCGCGCATTACGAGCCTGAAAACCGCAGGTTGGAGGTGCTGCTCGCCTCGGGAACGGCGGTCGGCGTCGCCGCCATGCTGGCGCCCGGCCTTATCGTCTGGAACCAGTTCATATCGGTGCCGGCCGATGCTGCATCGGTCGAGGTCGTCAGCCAGCAATGGCTGTGGAGCTTCCGCCTGCCGGGGGCGGACGGAAAACTCGGCCGCGCCGAGACGCGCGACGTCACGCCCGAGAACCCGCTCGGCCTCGACAAGAACGACGCAAGCGGCCTCGACGACGTGATCGTCGAGGGCGGCGAGCTGCATCTCCCAATCGGGAAGCCGGTGCATATCCTCCTGCGTTCGATCGATGTTCTTCACGATTTCTACGTGCCGGAATTCCGCGCCAAGATGGACATGATCCCTGGCATGGTCACCTATTTCTGGTTGACACCGACGCGGACTGGCACCTTCGAGATCCTCTGCGCCGAACTCTGCGGCGTCGGGCATCCGCAAATGCGCGGCACCGTCGTGGTCGACAACGACGCGGACTACCAGACCTGGCTCGGGCAGCAGCAGACATTCACCCAGCTGACGGCGTCATCGGGAGCGCCGCCGCCGGCAAACTGA
- a CDS encoding cytochrome C oxidase subunit IV family protein, with the protein MSETTAHGQSPQAEALHTQVQGQQHPIRLYLVVWGLLFVLSAFSYMVDYLGIQGYLRWFLILLFMMLKAGLIVAVFMHMAWERLALVYAILLPPVLVLVFVALMVSESNYTIFTRLAFFGATP; encoded by the coding sequence ATGAGCGAGACAACGGCGCATGGGCAAAGCCCGCAGGCCGAAGCCCTGCATACACAAGTCCAGGGACAGCAGCACCCGATCCGGCTCTATCTCGTTGTCTGGGGCCTGCTCTTCGTCCTCAGCGCCTTTTCCTACATGGTCGATTATCTCGGTATCCAGGGCTATCTCCGGTGGTTTCTGATTCTTCTGTTCATGATGCTGAAGGCCGGACTGATCGTCGCCGTGTTCATGCACATGGCATGGGAACGGCTGGCGCTCGTCTACGCCATCCTGCTGCCGCCGGTGCTGGTGCTGGTCTTCGTCGCGCTGATGGTATCGGAATCGAACTATACCATCTTCACCCGGCTCGCCTTCTTCGGCGCGACGCCATAG
- the ctaD gene encoding cytochrome c oxidase subunit I: protein MVEIPSGSIPSAEVEDVELYHPHSWWTKYVFSQDAKIIAVQYSITAISIGLVALVLSWLMRIQLAFPGYFAFIDADHYYQFITMHGMIMVIYLLTALFLGGFGNYLIPLMVGARDMVFPYANMLSYWIYLLAVLILAAGFFAPGGPTGAGWTLYPPQSVLSGTPGGKDWGILLMLISLIVFIIGFTMGGLNYVVTVLQGRARGMTLMRMPLTVWGIFTATVMALLAFPALFVACVMMLFDRVLGTSFFMPAIVEMGTQLQHGGGSPILFQHLFWFFGHPEVYIVALPAFGIVSDLISTHARKNIFGYRMMVWAIVIIGGLSFVVWAHHMYVSGMHPAFGFFFATTTLIIAIPTAIKVYNWVLTLWRGDIHLTLPMLFALAFIVTFVNGGLTGLFLGNVVVDVPLSDTMFVVAHFHMVMGVAPILVIFGAIYHWYPKVTGRMLDETLGQIHFWITFLGTYAIFFPMHYLGLLGVPRRYFEMGETAFVPPSAHTLNVFITLMALVVGAGQMVFLFNLVWSLFRGREAGGNPWRATTLEWQTPQTPPAHGNWGRDLPVVYRWAYDYSVPGAAEDFIPQNVPASDGATREVPA, encoded by the coding sequence ATGGTCGAGATTCCATCCGGCAGCATCCCCTCCGCCGAAGTCGAGGATGTCGAGCTTTATCATCCCCACAGCTGGTGGACAAAATATGTATTCAGCCAGGACGCCAAGATCATCGCCGTGCAATATTCGATCACCGCGATCTCGATCGGCCTGGTGGCGCTGGTGCTTTCCTGGCTGATGCGGATCCAACTGGCGTTTCCAGGTTATTTCGCCTTCATCGATGCCGATCACTATTACCAGTTCATCACCATGCACGGCATGATCATGGTGATCTATCTCCTGACGGCGCTCTTCCTCGGCGGCTTCGGCAATTACCTCATTCCGCTGATGGTCGGCGCGCGCGACATGGTATTTCCCTACGCCAACATGCTGAGCTACTGGATCTATCTGCTCGCGGTGCTGATCCTCGCCGCAGGCTTTTTCGCCCCGGGCGGACCGACGGGAGCCGGCTGGACGCTTTATCCGCCGCAATCCGTTCTTTCGGGCACGCCGGGCGGCAAGGATTGGGGCATCCTGCTGATGCTTATCTCGCTGATCGTCTTCATCATCGGCTTTACCATGGGCGGGCTGAATTATGTGGTGACGGTGCTGCAGGGGCGAGCACGCGGCATGACGCTGATGCGGATGCCGCTCACCGTCTGGGGCATCTTCACCGCGACGGTGATGGCGCTGCTTGCCTTTCCGGCACTCTTCGTCGCCTGCGTCATGATGCTCTTCGACCGCGTGCTCGGCACCAGCTTCTTCATGCCCGCCATCGTCGAGATGGGTACGCAACTGCAGCACGGCGGCGGCAGTCCGATCCTGTTCCAGCACCTGTTCTGGTTCTTCGGGCATCCGGAAGTCTATATTGTCGCGCTGCCGGCTTTCGGCATAGTCTCGGATCTGATCAGCACGCATGCGCGCAAGAACATCTTCGGCTACCGGATGATGGTCTGGGCGATCGTCATCATCGGGGGCTTGAGCTTCGTCGTCTGGGCGCACCACATGTATGTCAGCGGCATGCACCCGGCCTTCGGCTTCTTCTTTGCCACCACGACGCTGATCATTGCCATTCCGACGGCGATCAAGGTCTACAACTGGGTGCTGACGCTCTGGCGCGGCGACATCCACCTGACGCTGCCGATGCTGTTTGCGCTCGCCTTCATCGTCACCTTCGTCAACGGCGGGCTGACGGGCCTCTTCCTCGGCAATGTCGTCGTCGACGTGCCGCTGTCGGATACGATGTTCGTCGTCGCGCATTTTCACATGGTCATGGGGGTTGCGCCGATCCTCGTCATCTTCGGGGCGATCTATCACTGGTATCCGAAGGTGACCGGGCGCATGCTGGACGAGACGCTGGGCCAGATCCACTTCTGGATCACCTTCCTCGGCACCTATGCGATCTTCTTTCCAATGCATTATCTCGGTCTGCTCGGCGTGCCGCGCCGTTACTTCGAGATGGGAGAGACCGCCTTCGTTCCGCCTTCGGCCCATACGCTGAACGTCTTCATCACTCTCATGGCGCTCGTCGTCGGCGCCGGCCAGATGGTTTTTCTGTTCAATCTGGTCTGGAGCCTTTTCCGGGGCAGGGAGGCGGGCGGCAATCCATGGCGGGCGACCACGCTCGAATGGCAGACGCCGCAGACGCCGCCCGCGCATGGCAACTGGGGCAGGGATCTGCCGGTTGTCTACCGCTGGGCCTATGATTACAGCGTGCCGGGGGCGGCCGAGGATTTCATTCCGCAGAATGTTCCGGCAAGCGATGGCGCCACCCGGGAGGTTCCGGCATGA
- a CDS encoding MYG1 family protein yields the protein MIPDFLVTHSGGFHADELLSSVILTRLFPQARLIRSRAPEWITPGQDRIIYDVGGVYDADAGIFDHHQRGAPLRDDGQPYSSFGLIWKHYGREYLAACGLPADHLEAMHSSFDASFVLPIDLTDNGALSPSGPLANLTLPALLETLKPVFDEAEPEADDRAFGAALAIARSFVEARIAQSGAKLRAEAIVRQAIDTAGQGRVLELPRGMPFRPAIIKAGADHLLFVVHPREKDWCVTGIRRADEGFALRADLPKAWAGLANGELEEVCGVEGASFCHNGRFIAAAATREAALAMAELAVQEAVSIGV from the coding sequence ATGATCCCCGATTTCCTCGTCACCCATTCCGGTGGCTTCCATGCCGACGAACTGCTGTCGAGCGTTATCCTGACGCGGCTTTTCCCGCAGGCGCGCCTGATCCGCAGCCGGGCGCCCGAGTGGATCACGCCAGGGCAGGACCGGATCATCTATGATGTCGGCGGCGTTTATGACGCTGATGCCGGCATATTCGATCATCACCAGCGCGGCGCGCCGCTGCGCGACGATGGCCAACCCTACAGCTCCTTCGGCCTGATCTGGAAACATTACGGCCGCGAGTATCTCGCCGCTTGCGGCCTTCCCGCAGACCATCTCGAAGCCATGCATAGCTCTTTCGATGCGAGCTTCGTGCTGCCGATCGATCTGACCGACAATGGTGCGCTCAGCCCCTCCGGGCCGTTGGCGAACTTGACGCTGCCGGCGCTGCTCGAGACCCTGAAACCGGTTTTCGACGAAGCGGAGCCCGAGGCTGACGATCGCGCTTTCGGCGCGGCTCTTGCCATCGCCCGCAGTTTCGTCGAGGCGAGGATCGCCCAGAGTGGTGCAAAATTGCGGGCCGAGGCGATCGTGCGTCAGGCAATCGACACTGCCGGGCAAGGGCGTGTTCTGGAACTGCCGAGGGGGATGCCCTTCCGTCCGGCCATCATCAAGGCCGGTGCCGATCACCTGCTGTTCGTCGTCCATCCGCGCGAAAAGGATTGGTGCGTAACCGGCATCCGCCGCGCCGACGAGGGATTCGCGCTGAGGGCCGACCTGCCTAAGGCCTGGGCCGGTCTTGCCAATGGAGAGCTGGAGGAGGTTTGCGGCGTAGAGGGCGCGAGCTTCTGCCACAACGGCCGCTTCATCGCCGCCGCCGCGACCCGGGAAGCGGCCCTTGCCATGGCCGAATTGGCGGTGCAGGAGGCGGTTTCGATCGGCGTATAG
- a CDS encoding heme-copper oxidase subunit III family protein codes for MAQTIETHGGADVRPAGLRGVAADFSSDQRAFKTASWGKAMMWIFLLSDTFVFGCFLIAYMTARMSTPVPWPNPSEVFALHIGGEDVPLILIAIMTFVLISSSGTMAMAVNFGYRRDRRVTAILMLLTAALGATFVSMQAFEWTKLITEGVRPWENPWGAAQFGSTFFMITGFHGTHVTIGVIFLLIIARKVWRGDFDVERRGFFTSRKGRYEAVEIMGLYWHFVDLVWVFIFAFFYLW; via the coding sequence ATGGCACAGACTATCGAGACACATGGCGGGGCAGACGTCAGGCCGGCGGGCCTTCGCGGCGTCGCCGCCGATTTCAGCTCGGATCAGCGCGCCTTCAAGACCGCCTCCTGGGGCAAGGCGATGATGTGGATCTTTCTCCTGAGCGACACTTTCGTCTTCGGCTGTTTCCTTATCGCCTATATGACCGCCCGGATGTCGACGCCCGTTCCATGGCCCAATCCGAGCGAAGTTTTCGCGCTGCATATCGGCGGTGAGGACGTGCCGCTGATCCTGATCGCGATCATGACCTTCGTGCTGATCTCGAGCAGCGGCACCATGGCGATGGCGGTCAATTTCGGCTATCGTCGCGATCGCCGCGTGACCGCGATACTGATGCTTCTGACGGCCGCTCTCGGCGCAACCTTCGTCAGCATGCAGGCCTTCGAATGGACCAAGCTGATCACCGAAGGCGTACGGCCCTGGGAGAACCCATGGGGGGCAGCACAATTCGGATCGACCTTCTTCATGATCACCGGCTTTCATGGCACCCACGTCACGATCGGCGTCATCTTCCTGCTGATCATTGCCCGCAAGGTCTGGCGAGGCGATTTCGACGTCGAGCGGCGCGGTTTTTTCACCAGCCGGAAAGGCCGCTACGAGGCGGTCGAGATCATGGGGCTCTACTGGCACTTCGTCGATCTGGTCTGGGTCTTCATCTTCGCATTCTTCTATCTGTGGTGA
- a CDS encoding ABC transporter ATP-binding protein produces the protein MTDTKDHFIALAGVRKAFRIGTETIPIFSGLDLSIPRGDFVAVMGPSGSGKSTLLNMLGGIDIPDAGEIRIGRSHLEQMGEGARAAWRAHSMGIVFQFYNLLPMLNAAENIELPLLLKPMGRRERRARVDTVMELVGLAGRQRQFPTSMSGGQQQRVGIARAIVGDPELLLCDEPTGDLDRKSANDILEMLRFLNRDLQKTIIMVTHDPEAAAFARRTLHLNKGEFVSDERAGR, from the coding sequence ATTACCGACACGAAAGACCACTTTATCGCCCTTGCCGGCGTCAGAAAGGCGTTCAGGATCGGGACGGAGACCATCCCGATCTTTTCCGGCCTCGACCTTTCCATTCCGCGCGGCGACTTCGTCGCGGTGATGGGGCCGTCCGGCTCGGGGAAATCGACGCTGCTCAACATGCTCGGCGGCATCGACATCCCCGATGCCGGAGAGATCCGGATCGGACGCAGCCATCTCGAGCAGATGGGCGAGGGCGCCAGGGCGGCCTGGCGGGCGCACAGCATGGGCATCGTCTTCCAGTTCTACAATCTGCTGCCGATGCTGAATGCGGCGGAGAATATCGAGCTGCCCCTGCTTCTGAAGCCGATGGGGCGACGGGAGCGGCGGGCCCGCGTCGATACGGTCATGGAGCTCGTCGGGCTTGCCGGGCGACAACGGCAGTTTCCCACGAGCATGTCCGGCGGGCAGCAGCAGCGTGTCGGCATCGCGCGCGCCATCGTCGGCGATCCAGAACTTCTTCTGTGCGACGAACCGACCGGCGATCTCGATCGAAAATCGGCCAATGATATCTTGGAGATGCTGCGCTTTCTCAATCGCGACCTCCAGAAGACCATCATCATGGTCACGCATGATCCCGAGGCCGCCGCCTTCGCCCGGCGCACGCTGCATCTCAACAAGGGTGAATTCGTCAGCGACGAAAGGGCGGGCCGATGA
- a CDS encoding helix-turn-helix domain-containing protein yields MMAIHSPFRSRRSMLFIPLPFVVAVLLLILFVIVFKRDEEGEPNRPFLALILLSVLQSVLSGLRWGYGVQAVGVIAPVIAAMVPPLAYAGVSRLVRTSRRSLPARIVLHAVSAAVILLLMVFWREAIDITLVLIFVGYALAILLLMRSGADALRLAPFEGAVPAYRAIIFAAAALCLSAAVDAFVFFDFTWAYGEHALTLISIGNLVALVILGIAAAAASRSRAPAETVDTAPRPETTEDRETIATVDALMEAKKLYRDANLNLDRLARKAGIPARQISAAINRAMDKNVSQYVNDYRVGEACRLLAGTEKPVTEVMFEVGFQTKSNFNREFRRVTDMTPVAWRQRKAEG; encoded by the coding sequence ATGATGGCCATCCATTCGCCCTTCCGATCCCGCAGGTCCATGCTGTTCATTCCGCTCCCCTTCGTCGTTGCCGTTCTGCTGCTTATCCTTTTCGTCATCGTCTTCAAACGAGACGAGGAGGGGGAGCCCAACCGACCGTTTCTGGCGCTCATCCTGCTCTCCGTGCTGCAATCCGTCCTTTCCGGTCTGCGCTGGGGCTATGGGGTGCAGGCGGTCGGCGTGATCGCACCGGTCATTGCGGCGATGGTGCCGCCGCTTGCCTATGCCGGCGTTTCCAGGCTGGTAAGGACGAGCCGGCGGTCATTGCCGGCGCGCATTGTGCTGCATGCCGTGTCCGCCGCCGTCATCCTGCTGCTGATGGTATTCTGGCGGGAAGCGATCGACATCACGCTGGTGCTCATCTTCGTCGGTTACGCCCTGGCGATCCTGCTGCTGATGCGGTCGGGTGCGGATGCGCTCCGGCTTGCGCCTTTCGAGGGAGCGGTGCCGGCCTATCGAGCGATCATTTTCGCGGCGGCGGCGCTGTGCCTGTCGGCCGCCGTCGATGCTTTCGTCTTCTTCGACTTCACCTGGGCGTATGGCGAGCACGCGCTGACGCTAATCAGCATCGGCAATCTTGTCGCCCTCGTCATTCTCGGTATTGCCGCGGCTGCGGCCAGCCGCAGCCGGGCGCCGGCTGAAACGGTGGATACGGCGCCGAGGCCCGAAACGACCGAGGACAGGGAGACGATCGCAACTGTCGATGCGCTGATGGAGGCAAAGAAGCTCTATCGCGACGCCAATCTCAATCTCGACCGGCTGGCCCGCAAGGCCGGCATACCCGCGCGCCAGATCTCGGCGGCGATCAATCGGGCGATGGACAAGAACGTCTCGCAATATGTCAATGATTACAGGGTCGGCGAGGCCTGCCGCCTGCTTGCCGGAACCGAAAAACCGGTGACCGAGGTGATGTTCGAGGTCGGCTTCCAGACCAAGTCCAATTTCAACCGTGAATTCCGCCGGGTGACGGATATGACGCCAGTGGCCTGGCGGCAGAGGAAGGCGGAGGGGTAG
- a CDS encoding efflux RND transporter periplasmic adaptor subunit has protein sequence MFEVAISAASAMFVGMNTTSEHDRDLAAKLRSLSTEPAAFKTEPPEPLARRRIIPWTMLLLAAASLALVPLSGPQTLECVEAAIAAFSGGQLATSAHEGEAPAGGGAAVEGRPAPVNDGANRMTLPTREVTGSGTVVAPDTAIVFSKYEGRIVAVEVETGDKVAVGQVLVRLDDVGARFALRGAEISERAAELALEARKITLAQAGSSLTRIERLAGRDAMSAQALEEAKTAFDTAENGAEQARQDLVKAMLAIDRAREQVEALVVTAPISGTVTRLGAHVGDTVLSREDSVRENESLLAITDTASLVIDADVAEANIALMRPGLAGEAVLDGFPDRPFAVEVAKIAPVISREKGTVTLRLSLTAPPSGIRPAMAARIRLVVGEGSAGDHHPPPSFEAPAVGLGVSG, from the coding sequence GTGTTCGAGGTCGCGATTTCGGCCGCGTCGGCGATGTTTGTCGGCATGAACACGACATCAGAACATGACCGAGACCTTGCCGCCAAGCTGAGATCGCTTTCGACCGAGCCGGCGGCCTTCAAGACCGAGCCGCCGGAGCCTCTTGCCCGGCGGCGCATCATCCCTTGGACAATGCTCCTCCTTGCTGCGGCATCGCTGGCCCTGGTTCCTCTCTCTGGACCTCAGACGCTGGAATGTGTCGAAGCCGCGATTGCGGCATTTTCGGGCGGCCAGCTTGCGACATCCGCTCATGAAGGCGAGGCGCCGGCCGGAGGCGGTGCCGCTGTCGAGGGCAGGCCGGCTCCAGTTAATGATGGGGCGAACCGCATGACGTTGCCGACCCGTGAAGTTACCGGCTCCGGCACCGTCGTGGCCCCCGACACCGCCATCGTCTTTTCCAAATATGAGGGCCGGATCGTCGCCGTCGAGGTCGAGACGGGCGACAAGGTCGCGGTGGGGCAGGTGCTGGTGCGGCTGGACGATGTGGGCGCTCGGTTTGCGCTTCGGGGCGCGGAGATATCGGAGCGGGCGGCGGAGCTGGCGCTTGAGGCGAGGAAGATCACGCTTGCGCAGGCGGGGTCTTCTCTCACGCGCATCGAGCGGCTTGCCGGGCGCGATGCGATGTCGGCGCAGGCGCTGGAGGAGGCGAAAACGGCTTTCGACACCGCCGAGAATGGCGCGGAGCAGGCCCGGCAGGATCTCGTTAAGGCCATGCTGGCTATCGACAGGGCGCGCGAGCAGGTCGAGGCGCTTGTCGTGACCGCGCCGATTTCAGGCACCGTGACGCGGCTCGGTGCCCATGTCGGCGATACCGTGCTGTCGCGCGAGGACAGCGTGCGGGAGAATGAAAGCCTACTCGCGATTACCGATACGGCAAGCCTGGTCATCGATGCGGATGTGGCCGAGGCCAATATAGCGCTGATGCGGCCGGGGCTCGCAGGTGAGGCGGTGCTCGACGGTTTTCCCGATCGGCCATTCGCGGTTGAAGTGGCGAAGATCGCGCCCGTCATTTCCCGGGAGAAGGGGACGGTGACGCTGCGGCTGTCGCTTACGGCGCCGCCTTCCGGCATACGGCCCGCGATGGCGGCGCGCATCCGGCTTGTGGTTGGTGAGGGCAGCGCGGGCGATCATCACCCGCCGCCGTCTTTCGAGGCTCCGGCCGTTGGGCTCGGCGTCTCAGGATGA